One window of Jannaschia sp. CCS1 genomic DNA carries:
- the glnA gene encoding type I glutamate--ammonia ligase, with translation MSTESFLKMMKDEDVEYVDVRFTDPRGKLQHVTLMADQVDEDFIEEGFMFDGSSIAGWKGIEASDMKLMLDTNSGYVDPFYAEKTLCVHCSVVEPDTGEAYERDPRGTAEKAEAYLISSGIGDNFYCGPEAEFFIFDDVRMSVEINKVSYEVDAQDASWNGDTEYEMGNMGHRPGVKGGYFPVNPIDASHDLRSEMLSTMKRIGMKVDKHHHEVASCQHELGLIFDSLTKQADELQKYKYVIHNVAHAYGKSATFMPKPIAGDNGTGMHVNMSIWKDGKPLFAGDKYADLSDEALYFIGGILKHAKALNAFTNPSTNSYKRLIPGFEAPVLRAYSARNRSGCVRIPWTESPKAKRVEARFPDPAANPYLCFAALLMAGLDGIQNKIHPGDPSDKDLYDLPPEELAGIPTVCASLREALDELEADHEFLLKGDVFTRSQIEGYCALKWEEVYAYEHTPHPMEYKMYYSC, from the coding sequence ATGAGCACAGAGAGCTTTTTGAAAATGATGAAGGACGAGGACGTCGAGTACGTCGATGTTCGCTTCACCGACCCACGCGGCAAGTTGCAGCACGTCACGCTGATGGCCGACCAGGTTGACGAGGATTTCATCGAAGAGGGCTTCATGTTCGACGGCTCCTCCATCGCCGGTTGGAAGGGCATTGAAGCCTCCGACATGAAGCTGATGCTGGACACGAACTCGGGCTATGTGGACCCCTTCTACGCCGAAAAAACGCTCTGCGTGCATTGCTCGGTCGTGGAGCCCGACACGGGCGAGGCCTATGAGCGCGACCCGCGCGGCACGGCGGAAAAGGCCGAAGCCTACCTGATTTCCAGCGGCATCGGCGACAATTTCTACTGCGGCCCCGAAGCGGAATTCTTCATCTTTGACGATGTGCGGATGTCCGTTGAGATCAACAAGGTCTCCTATGAGGTCGACGCGCAGGACGCCTCCTGGAACGGCGATACCGAATATGAGATGGGCAATATGGGCCACCGCCCGGGCGTCAAAGGCGGCTACTTCCCCGTCAACCCGATCGACGCCTCCCACGATCTGCGCTCGGAAATGCTGTCCACGATGAAGCGCATCGGCATGAAGGTCGACAAGCACCACCACGAGGTGGCGTCGTGCCAGCACGAGCTGGGTCTGATCTTTGACAGCCTCACCAAACAGGCCGATGAGTTGCAGAAATACAAATACGTGATCCACAACGTGGCCCACGCCTATGGCAAATCCGCCACCTTCATGCCCAAGCCCATCGCGGGCGACAATGGCACCGGAATGCACGTGAACATGTCGATCTGGAAGGACGGCAAGCCCTTGTTTGCAGGCGACAAATACGCCGATCTGTCGGACGAGGCGCTGTATTTCATTGGGGGTATCCTGAAGCACGCCAAGGCGCTGAACGCGTTCACGAACCCCTCCACCAACTCCTACAAGCGTCTGATCCCGGGCTTTGAGGCCCCGGTTCTGCGCGCGTATTCTGCTCGCAACCGGTCGGGCTGTGTGCGGATCCCGTGGACGGAAAGCCCCAAGGCCAAGCGTGTGGAAGCGCGCTTCCCTGACCCGGCGGCGAACCCCTATCTGTGCTTCGCGGCGCTGTTGATGGCGGGCCTTGACGGTATCCAGAACAAGATCCACCCCGGCGATCCGTCGGACAAGGATCTGTACGATCTGCCGCCGGAAGAACTGGCCGGTATCCCCACGGTCTGCGCCTCCCTGCGCGAAGCGCTGGACGAGCTGGAAGCCGATCACGAGTTCCTGCTGAAGGGCGACGTGTTCACCCGCAGTCAGATCGAAGGCTACTGCGCGCTGAAGTGGGAAGAGGTCTATGCCTACGAGCACACGCCGCACCCGATGGAATACAAGATGTATTACAGCTGCTAA
- a CDS encoding SH3 domain-containing protein: protein MTCKTIFGAIAACLTFTAAATANVEYDCGEYNNAIYSITYFDEEDVAEIRAVDLAGQMASALMRPAISGSGSRYVSDTGNSEFIEHQGNAYLFVQGVQLTCTVFAVTAPGDNGGGFAAVPLNIPAYSYGGNLRSGPGMQFGTLGSLPEGTTITIIEETGIYMGDHQWFGVRLFNGQTAYHWGGIICASGAPLNGVFTGC from the coding sequence ATGACCTGCAAGACCATTTTCGGCGCAATCGCCGCCTGCCTCACCTTCACCGCCGCAGCGACCGCGAACGTCGAATACGATTGCGGCGAATATAACAACGCGATCTATTCGATCACCTATTTTGACGAAGAAGATGTGGCCGAGATCCGCGCCGTGGATCTGGCCGGTCAGATGGCGTCCGCCCTGATGCGGCCCGCGATATCCGGCAGCGGCAGCCGCTACGTCTCGGACACCGGAAACTCCGAGTTTATCGAACATCAGGGCAACGCCTACCTGTTTGTGCAGGGCGTCCAGCTCACTTGCACCGTGTTCGCCGTCACCGCCCCTGGCGACAATGGGGGCGGCTTCGCGGCCGTTCCGCTCAATATCCCCGCCTATTCCTATGGCGGCAACCTGCGCAGCGGTCCCGGCATGCAATTCGGCACCCTGGGCAGCCTGCCCGAGGGCACGACGATCACCATTATCGAGGAGACGGGCATTTATATGGGCGACCACCAATGGTTTGGCGTGCGGCTCTTCAATGGCCAGACCGCCTATCACTGGGGCGGCATCATCTGCGCCTCGGGCGCGCCGCTGAACGGTGTCTTCACAGGCTGCTGA
- the scpB gene encoding SMC-Scp complex subunit ScpB, whose translation MTDTPKQTEESLFRAPPLAEQERMVEALLFASADPVSLAEMEARMPHGSDPAEALFLLRKRYEGRGVQVAKVGDNWAFRTAADLGFLMARDQVEQRKLSRAAIETLAIIAYHQPVTRAEIEEIRGVSVSRGTIDQLIELDWIKFGRRRMTPGRPVTYVVTQLFLDHFGLESARDLPGLKELRDAGLLESRPPDADDGAEPRDENTSDMFDDDADASLDDDSPLFEDDA comes from the coding sequence ATGACGGACACGCCGAAGCAAACCGAGGAAAGCCTGTTTCGCGCCCCCCCACTGGCGGAACAGGAACGCATGGTGGAGGCGCTTTTGTTCGCCTCGGCTGATCCCGTCAGTCTGGCGGAGATGGAAGCGCGGATGCCCCACGGATCTGACCCGGCGGAGGCGCTGTTTTTGCTGCGCAAACGCTATGAAGGGCGCGGCGTTCAGGTCGCGAAGGTCGGCGATAACTGGGCGTTTCGCACCGCGGCCGACCTGGGATTTCTGATGGCGCGCGACCAGGTGGAGCAGCGCAAACTGAGCCGTGCGGCCATTGAGACGCTGGCCATCATTGCCTACCACCAACCCGTCACACGGGCAGAAATTGAGGAAATTCGCGGTGTTAGCGTCAGTCGCGGCACGATAGACCAGCTGATTGAGCTGGATTGGATCAAGTTCGGCCGCCGTCGCATGACGCCCGGGCGGCCTGTCACCTATGTGGTCACGCAGCTGTTTCTGGATCATTTCGGGCTCGAATCCGCGCGCGATTTGCCGGGTCTCAAGGAACTCCGTGACGCGGGGCTGCTCGAATCCCGTCCGCCCGATGCTGACGACGGAGCGGAACCGCGCGATGAGAATACGTCGGACATGTTTGACGACGACGCGGATGCCTCGCTGGACGACGATAGCCCGCTGTTCGAGGACGACGCCTGA
- a CDS encoding segregation and condensation protein A, whose protein sequence is MTGTESGASGGQPANSDDWDAVTARREAEALIIDVDGFEGPLDLLLTLSRTQKVDLRRISILALTEQYLVFIEKARQLRIELAADYLVMAAWLAFLKSKLLLPPEPGEEGPSGEDLAAHLAFQLERLAAMRDCAARLMAQDRLGRDRFVRGQTQAMTTNRKVIYTAGLLDLMQAYARIRTKDEFRPFVMDREAVLTMEEALDRLRGMVGYMGDWADLMSYLPDGWTTDPAKRRSAAAANFAAALELAKAGRVEIRQADTFSPIQLRRKEP, encoded by the coding sequence ATGACAGGGACTGAATCCGGGGCCAGCGGGGGTCAGCCAGCCAACAGCGATGATTGGGACGCGGTCACCGCGCGCCGGGAGGCCGAGGCGCTGATCATCGACGTCGACGGGTTCGAAGGGCCACTGGACCTGTTGCTGACGCTGTCGCGGACGCAGAAGGTGGATTTGCGCCGGATCTCGATCCTGGCCCTGACCGAACAATACCTTGTTTTCATTGAGAAAGCGCGCCAGTTACGGATCGAGTTGGCCGCCGATTATCTGGTGATGGCCGCCTGGCTCGCCTTCCTGAAATCCAAGCTGCTGTTGCCGCCGGAACCGGGGGAAGAGGGGCCGTCGGGCGAAGATCTCGCCGCACATCTGGCGTTTCAGCTGGAGCGTCTGGCGGCGATGCGGGACTGCGCCGCGCGCCTGATGGCACAGGATCGTTTGGGCCGGGACCGGTTCGTGCGCGGGCAAACCCAGGCCATGACGACGAACCGCAAGGTGATCTACACGGCGGGCCTTCTGGACCTGATGCAGGCCTATGCCCGCATCCGCACCAAGGATGAATTCCGCCCCTTCGTGATGGACCGCGAGGCGGTGTTAACCATGGAAGAGGCGCTGGACCGCCTGCGCGGCATGGTCGGCTACATGGGCGACTGGGCGGATCTGATGTCGTATTTGCCCGATGGCTGGACCACGGACCCGGCCAAACGACGGTCTGCGGCGGCTGCAAACTTCGCGGCAGCCCTGGAGCTTGCGAAAGCGGGGCGTGTCGAGATCCGCCAGGCGGACACGTTCTCCCCCATCCAACTGCGCCGGAAAGAGCCATGA
- a CDS encoding P-II family nitrogen regulator, whose amino-acid sequence MKKIEAIIKPFKLDEVKEALQEIGIQGLSVTEVKGFGRQKGHTELYRGAEYVVDFLPKVKIEVVLADDLTDAAIETIINAAKTDKIGDGKIFVSDVSQAIRIRTGEAGEDAL is encoded by the coding sequence ATGAAGAAAATTGAAGCAATCATCAAACCGTTCAAGCTGGATGAGGTCAAAGAGGCCCTTCAGGAAATCGGCATTCAGGGTCTCAGCGTGACCGAGGTCAAGGGCTTTGGACGCCAGAAGGGCCACACCGAATTGTACCGCGGCGCGGAATATGTCGTGGATTTCCTCCCGAAAGTGAAGATCGAGGTCGTTCTGGCCGACGATCTGACCGATGCCGCCATCGAGACGATCATCAACGCGGCCAAGACCGACAAGATCGGCGACGGCAAGATCTTCGTCTCCGACGTCAGCCAGGCGATCCGCATCCGAACCGGCGAAGCGGGCGAAGACGCGCTGTAA
- a CDS encoding SPOR domain-containing protein, whose protein sequence is MADIQYTGNDPDAYSSYGAYDHAAQHGAATDASRVTQLINWTGALVSMGLVIGMGVWAFQLLVRDVADVPVIRALDGPMRVAPENPGGSIAENQGLAVNRLAEGAEAAPVPDQLLLAPPPQDLSAVDLDGTTEDTPEEQAFENASAALPDIDAEVVPEVVEEVDTDALIARLLQEAVPLTDMDAPVLEDDPTAIGEPAVDLVARAQTIPLSTPGVRRSPRPSLRPASLSRPAPAPATQDGAQGITDDASGFEMAAAELEAGTRLVQLGAFDTPDLARSEWERLSGNFPDFFLGRARVIEEASSGGATFYRLRAHGFSDLSASRRFCAALVAQGSACIPVTVR, encoded by the coding sequence ATGGCAGATATCCAATATACCGGGAATGATCCGGACGCGTATTCCTCCTATGGGGCGTATGATCACGCGGCTCAACACGGCGCGGCAACAGACGCATCGCGCGTCACGCAATTGATCAACTGGACGGGCGCCTTGGTGTCCATGGGACTGGTGATCGGCATGGGCGTGTGGGCGTTTCAGCTTCTGGTGCGCGACGTGGCCGATGTGCCGGTGATCCGCGCGCTGGACGGCCCGATGCGGGTGGCACCGGAAAATCCGGGCGGATCTATCGCGGAAAATCAAGGGCTTGCGGTGAACCGTCTGGCTGAAGGGGCGGAAGCTGCGCCGGTGCCGGATCAGCTGTTGCTGGCCCCCCCGCCGCAGGATCTGAGCGCCGTGGACCTGGACGGCACAACGGAAGACACACCCGAAGAGCAGGCGTTTGAGAATGCCTCCGCCGCGCTGCCCGACATCGACGCCGAGGTCGTGCCCGAGGTTGTCGAAGAGGTCGACACCGACGCGCTGATCGCGCGCCTCCTACAGGAAGCGGTGCCGCTGACGGACATGGACGCGCCAGTGCTGGAAGATGACCCAACCGCCATCGGAGAGCCCGCCGTAGACCTTGTGGCGCGGGCGCAGACGATCCCGCTGTCGACCCCCGGTGTGCGTCGCTCCCCCCGTCCGTCCTTGCGCCCGGCAAGCCTTTCAAGGCCCGCGCCAGCGCCTGCGACGCAGGATGGGGCCCAAGGCATCACCGATGATGCCAGCGGGTTCGAGATGGCGGCGGCTGAACTGGAGGCCGGCACCCGTCTTGTCCAGCTTGGCGCATTCGATACGCCGGACCTCGCCCGCTCGGAATGGGAGCGGTTGTCGGGCAACTTCCCGGACTTCTTCCTGGGCCGCGCCCGTGTGATCGAAGAAGCGTCATCGGGCGGGGCCACGTTCTACCGCCTGCGCGCCCATGGCTTCAGCGATTTGTCGGCCTCCCGCCGCTTCTGCGCGGCACTTGTCGCCCAAGGATCGGCCTGCATTCCGGTCACCGTTCGCTGA
- a CDS encoding VPLPA-CTERM sorting domain-containing protein has translation MTRSILFVAVAAAALLSAPAAMANSVLFSEDFTGQLDEGLFGEINAGDSFTATNGQWTISFAEDSASVDSEGAAVQDNIGTFDPFPTASAQLPGGEHFQWFEPEGPGVFRTMAVDITGFTDLTFSFDYFEIGRWDSADTSLASYSIDGGVTFNKIFNRNGETGGGSGSSDATQSLALETFSFAMSGGTSFIFSATVNTSASSEIAGLDNILLTGTAPAPIPLPASALLLLGGLAALPVMRRRRG, from the coding sequence ATGACCCGATCTATTTTATTTGTAGCGGTCGCCGCAGCGGCTCTTTTGTCTGCGCCGGCCGCAATGGCCAACAGCGTGTTGTTTTCCGAGGATTTTACCGGCCAACTTGACGAAGGCCTGTTTGGCGAAATCAACGCAGGCGACAGCTTTACCGCGACCAATGGGCAATGGACCATCTCCTTCGCGGAAGACAGCGCATCGGTCGACTCCGAAGGGGCTGCGGTTCAAGATAACATCGGCACCTTCGACCCCTTCCCGACAGCATCCGCCCAATTGCCCGGCGGGGAGCATTTTCAGTGGTTCGAGCCTGAAGGTCCCGGAGTATTCCGCACAATGGCGGTCGACATCACCGGCTTCACCGACCTGACATTTTCATTCGACTACTTCGAAATTGGTCGCTGGGACAGCGCTGATACCTCGCTCGCGTCCTACTCCATTGATGGGGGCGTGACATTCAACAAGATCTTCAATCGGAATGGGGAGACCGGTGGTGGGTCAGGCAGCAGCGACGCAACCCAATCGCTGGCTCTTGAGACCTTTTCTTTCGCGATGTCAGGGGGCACGTCGTTCATCTTTTCCGCCACGGTAAATACCTCGGCCTCCAGCGAAATCGCGGGCCTCGACAACATCCTGTTGACCGGAACGGCGCCGGCGCCGATCCCCCTGCCCGCCTCCGCCCTATTGCTGCTTGGCGGCCTGGCTGCGCTGCCGGTGATGCGGCGACGTCGCGGGTAA
- a CDS encoding glycoside hydrolase family 3 N-terminal domain-containing protein has product MATSASILGCEGLTLSASEKAFFAEARPWGFILFARNIKNAAQVLALTEELRASVGWNAPILIDQEGGRVQRLRGPIWREWSPPLDAIKAANDPSRVMYLRSYLIGHELREVGIDVQCGPTCDVARDTTHPFLKNRLYGYDADSVTRYAEAVVSGLADSGVACVVKHIPGHGLGTVDSHHDLPRVTADRATLDAIDFKVFNGMASQSMGMTAHVVFEAIDPDLPATLSPTMIDLIRSDIGFNGLLMTDDLSMNALPGTIGERAAAARAAGCDVILHCNGDRAEMEEVLANCGVLDGPAKERADIADARRPSQQHLDINAVEQELSDLLGGKVYVNDRD; this is encoded by the coding sequence ATGGCGACCTCTGCCAGCATTCTTGGATGCGAGGGGCTGACCCTGTCGGCCTCCGAGAAGGCGTTCTTTGCCGAGGCGCGTCCATGGGGGTTCATCCTCTTCGCGCGTAACATTAAGAACGCCGCGCAAGTTCTTGCCCTGACAGAAGAACTGAGGGCGAGTGTGGGCTGGAATGCCCCCATTCTGATCGACCAGGAAGGGGGGCGCGTTCAGCGCTTGCGGGGTCCGATCTGGCGGGAATGGTCGCCGCCCCTCGACGCCATTAAGGCCGCGAATGATCCCTCCCGCGTCATGTACCTCCGCTCGTATCTGATTGGCCATGAATTGCGCGAGGTGGGGATCGACGTCCAATGCGGTCCAACCTGTGATGTGGCGCGCGACACGACCCACCCTTTCCTGAAAAACCGTCTGTACGGCTATGATGCGGATAGCGTGACCCGCTATGCCGAGGCCGTCGTGAGCGGTTTGGCCGACAGCGGCGTCGCGTGCGTTGTGAAGCACATCCCCGGCCACGGGCTCGGGACGGTGGACAGCCATCACGACCTGCCCCGGGTCACAGCGGACCGTGCCACGCTGGACGCGATAGATTTCAAGGTTTTCAATGGGATGGCCAGTCAATCCATGGGGATGACCGCCCATGTGGTGTTTGAGGCCATCGACCCGGACCTGCCCGCCACCCTGTCGCCGACGATGATCGACCTGATCCGCAGCGACATTGGGTTCAACGGCCTGCTAATGACCGACGATTTGTCGATGAATGCGCTTCCTGGCACCATCGGCGAGCGCGCCGCAGCCGCCCGTGCGGCGGGCTGTGACGTGATCCTCCATTGCAATGGTGACCGGGCTGAGATGGAGGAGGTTTTGGCCAATTGCGGCGTGCTGGATGGCCCCGCGAAGGAGCGGGCTGACATCGCCGATGCGCGCCGCCCCAGCCAACAACACCTTGACATCAACGCCGTTGAGCAAGAACTTTCCGACCTTCTGGGCGGAAAGGTTTACGTCAATGACAGGGACTGA